In one Brienomyrus brachyistius isolate T26 chromosome 12, BBRACH_0.4, whole genome shotgun sequence genomic region, the following are encoded:
- the ndufs2 gene encoding NADH dehydrogenase [ubiquinone] iron-sulfur protein 2, mitochondrial — MAATMLRSLTRLGRPSSFILSNNFINPGCNVLQNRKKQWQPDVEWTEQYAGAVMYPSAITEKWVPPPWNDKDPPMEKEVSNLTINFGPQHPAAHGVLRLVLELSGESVKKCDPHVGLLHRGTEKLIEYKTYLQALPYFDRLDYVSMMCNEQAYSLAVEKLLNIQAPLRAQWIRVLFGELTRILNHIMAITCHALDIGAMTPFFWMFEEREKMFEFYERVSGARMHAAYVRPGGVHQDLPLGLMDDIYEWCKNFSLRIDEVEEMLTNNRIWKNRTVNIGVVSAEDALNYGFSGVMLRGSGIKWDLRKVQPYDVYDQVEFDVPIGTNGDCYDRYLCRVEEMRQSLRIMLQSLNKMPEGEIKVDDAKVSPPKRSEMKMSMESLIHHFKLYTEGFQVPPGATYTAVEAPKGEFGVYLVSDGSSRPYRCKIKAPGFAHLAGLDKMATGHMLADVVAIIGTQDIVFGEVDR; from the exons ATGGCGGCGACGATGTTGAGGTCGCTCACCAGATTAGGACGTCCTTCAAGTTTTATCTTAAGCAATAATTTTATAAACCCAGGTTGTAATGTGCTGCAAAATAG GAAGAAGCAATGGCAGCCAGATGTGGAGTGGACCGAGCAGTACGCAGGAGCCGTCATGTACCCCAGTGCAATAACGGAGAAATGGGTCCCTCCGCCCTGGAATG ATAAGGATCCTCCCATGGAGAAGGAGGTCTCCAACCTCACCATAAACTTTGGTCCCCAACATCCTGCGGCCCACGGCGTGCTTCGGCTGGTGTTGGAGCTCAGCGGCGAGTCTGTGAAGAAGTGCGACCCCCATGTGGGGCTGCTTCACCGTGGGACAGAGAAGCTCATTGAGTACAAGACCTACCTGCAG GCCCTGCCCTACTTTGACAGGCTTGACTACGTGTCAATGATGTGCAATGAGCAAGCTTACTCACTGGCTGTGGAGAAACTGCTGAACATTCAGGCCCCTCTTCGAGCACAGTGGATCAGGG TGTTGTTTGGGGAGTTGACTCGTATACTCAATCACATTATGGCTATCACTTGTCACGCCCTTGACATTGGGGCGATGACCCCATTTTTCTGGATGTTTGAAGAAAGGGAGAAG ATGTTTGAGTTCTATGAGCGGGTGTCCGGTGCCAggatgcatgctgcttatgtcaGACCTGGGGGAGTCCATCAG GACTTGCCCTTGGGACTGATGGATGACATATATGAATGGTGCAAGAACTTCTCGCTCCGGATTGATGAGGTGGAAGAG ATGCTGACAAATAACCGCATTTGGAAGAACCGCACGGTGAACATTGGTGTGGTGAGCGCAGAAGATGCCCTCAACTATGGCTTTAG CGGGGTCATGCTGAGGGGTTCTGGAATCAAATGGGATTTGAGGAAAGTGCAGCCCTACGACGTGTACGATCAGGTGGAGTTTGACGTTCCCATTGGTACCAATGGAGACTGTTATGACAG GTACCTGTGCCGGGTGGAGGAGATGCGACAGTCTCTCAGGATCATGCTGCAGTCCCTCAATAAGATGCCAGAGGGTGAAATCAAGGTGGATGATGCCAAGGTGTCTCCTCCGAAGAGGTCTGAGATGAAG ATGTCCATGGAGTCCCTCATCCACCACTtcaagctgtacactgaaggGTTCCAGGTGCCCCCAGGCGCTACATACACTGCTGTGGAAGCTCCCAAG GGCGAGTTCGGCGTGTATCTGGTGTCGGACGGATCCAGCCGGCCGTATCGCTGTAAAATCAAGGCTCCCGGATTCGCTCACCTG GCTGGTTTGGACAAAATGGCGACTGGGCACATGCTGGCTGACGTAGTGGCCATCATCG GTACCCAGGACATCGTGTTTGGGGAAGTGGACCGgtaa